CCGCACCAGGGCCGCTGGTGGGAGATCGTGGAGAAGTACAAGGTCTCCATCCTCTACACCGCCCCCACCGCGATCAGGACGTTCATGAAGTGGGGCCGGGAGATCCCGGACAAGTACGATTTGTCCTCCCTGCGCGTGCTCGGTTCCGTGGGCGAACCCATCAACCCCGAGGCCTGGATGTGGTACCGGAAGGTCATCGGCGGGGACAAGACCCCCATCGTGGACACCTGGTGGCAGACCGAGACCGGCGCCCAGATGATCGCCCCGCTCCCCGGCGTCACCGCCACCAAGCCAGGCTCCGCCCAGGTCCCGCTGCCGGGCATCGCCGTGGACGTGGTGGACGAGATGGGCCATTCCGTACCCAACGGACACGGCGGCTTCCTGGTGATCCGCGAACCCTGGCCGGCGATGCTCCGCGGCATCTGGGGCGACCCGGAACGGTACAAGGACACCTACTGGTCCCGCTTCGAAAACATGTACTTCGCCGGCGACGGCGCCAAGAAGGACGAGGACGGCGACATCTGGCTCCTGGGCCGGGTGGACGACGTCATGAACATCTCCGGCCACCGGCTCTCCACCACCGAAATCGAATCCGCCCTGGTCTCCCACCCCGCCGTGGCCGAAGCCGCCGTTGTGGGCGCGTCGGACGAAACCACCGGGCAGGCCGTGGTCGCGTTCGTCATCCTCCGCGGCGACGCCGTGGACTCCGGGGATGACATCGTCCAGGAACTCCGCAACCACGTAGGCAAGGAGATCGGCCCCATCGCCAAGCCGAAGAACATCCTGGTGGTCCCCGAGCTGCCCAAGACCCGCTCCGGCAAGATCATGCGCCGCCTGCTCAAGGACGTCGCAGAAGGCCGCGACCCGGGCGATGCCACCACCCTCTCGGACCCGACGATCATGCAGCAGATCGCACAGTCGCTCAGAAAGTAACAGGGTTTCGGATTACGACGGCGGCGCTGCCCACCTTGGGCAGCGCCGCCGTCGCCGTATGCTGGGAGCAGCCCTAATCCCTGCCCCGAAGGAACCGCCCAGATGCTCGCCGTCGCCCGCCACCAGGCCATTTTGGACGCTCTCCAGCGCGAACGGGTTGTTCGGATCTCGGACCTGGCCCAGCAGCTGGGAGTGTCCCTGATGACGGTGCGGCGGGACATCGAGGTGCTGGAGGAAGGCGGGCGCCTCGAGCGTATCCACGGCGGCGCCAAGATCCCGGGCGACACCAGCACTCACGAGCCCGGATTCGACCTGAAGTCCACACAGCTCACCGCCGAGAAGCGTGCCATAGCGGTCGAGGCGGCCGGCCTGGTGCAGGAGGGCATGGCTGTGGGGCTCAGCGCCGGAACCACCACGTGGGCTCTGGCGAAGGAACTCACCAACGGGCCCAGGATCACCGTGGTCACCAACTCGGTACGAATCGCTGACCTTTTCCACCATGGCGCCTCCGCCGGCACCGCCCGCTTCGCTTCCACTGTCATCCTGATCGGCGGCGAGCGCACGCCGTCGGACGCCCTGGTCGGTCCCATCGCCACAGGTGCGCTGAAACAGCTGCACCTCGACGTGCTGTTTCTCGGCGTGCATGGAATGGACGCCGACGCGGGATTCACGACGCCCAACCTGCTGGAGGCGGAAACGGACCGGGCTTTCGTGGCGGCCGCGCGAAAAACCGTGGTCCTGGCAGATCACACCAAGTGGGGCGTGCTGGGCATCAGCTCCATCGCCTCGCTGGAGGAAGTGGACGAACTCATCAGCGATCCGGGCCTTGGCACCGAAGCGCAGCGCATCCTGCAGGAAAAGGTGGGCCGACTGAGGCTCGCCGCCCTCTAGGCGACAAATCCTAGGGACAGCCGCAGGATTGCCGGACACGCAGCTTGGTGGGGAAGATCCGGTGACGGGGCTTCTCGCCGCGGCTGGCTCCCACCAGCGCTTCCACCGCAGCTTCCGCCATGGCGGCCACGGGCTGCTCCACCGTGGTCAGCGGGGGCCATGAGTACTCGGATTCAGCGGAACCGTCAAAGGAAGCCACGGCAATCCCGCCGGGGATGGAGAGTCCTGCTTCGTGCACCGCCCGCAACAGGCCGATCGCCTGCATGTCGGAGGTGGCAAAGATAGCTGTTGGCCGGTTGATCGACGCCAGCAGCCGCTGGCCGGCAAGGTAGCCGCCCGGCCGGGTAAAGGCATTGTAGACAATCGGCCCCTCCGGCAGGCCCGCCTCCTGCAAAGCCTCCCGCCAGCCCACTTCACGGCCGTCTGTAATGCCGGAAACGTTGGTTCCCATTGCCAGTCCGATGTTGGTGTGGCCATGGCCGATCAGGTGCTCCACCGCCATCCGGGCGCCGGCTGCAAGATCCACGCCGATGCTGTTGAACCCGGGGGCATCCCGTTCCTGGTTCAGCAGGACCGAAGGGATGTCCGCCGTTTCCAGGACCTCCAGGTCGGGTTCGAAGAGGACGCTGGCCAGCAGGACGCCGTCCACCTGTCGGGCGGCGAGGTTGCGGATGTTACGCCGCTCCTTGGCGAGGTTTCCGTCCGAGTTGCTCAGCAGCAAGGCGTACCCCAACTCTGCCGCGGCATCCTCCACCGCGTGCGAAAAAAGGGAAAAGAAGGGGTTGGAGATATCCGGGACCACGAGCCCCAGCGTTTCGCTGGAGCCCAGCTTCAGCGCCCTTGCCGCAGCGTTGGGACGGTAGCCCAGGACGCGGATGGCGTCCTGGACCTTCGCCTCGGTGGCGGGCGCCACCTTTTTGGGCCCGCCGTTCACCACGTAACTTACGACGGCGGTGCTGACGCCGGCGTACCTGGCCACGTCCTTGCGGGTCACCGGGCCCCGTGTGGCTTGTGCTGCCGGAGAAGTCATGCTGTCCATGTTAGGTAGAAGTACCCGCTGCATCGCCAAAGTCGCGGATGGGCAGGCGGGCGCCATTTTGCCGGGCCGACTGGTGGGCCACGATCCCGGGGAGGGTGAAGCGGGCCGCTACCCAGGCATTGACCGGCGGCTGCGTGCCTGCGTTGACGGAGGTAACGAAGTCATCCACCAGGAAGTGGTGGCTGCCTTCATGGCCGTTGGGCGCGCCCCGGAACTCTTCCGGCAGCCGCTCCGCGTCATGGACGGGTGAGAGCCCGGAGACGAAGGCGTCCCGAAGCTCGGGGGCCACGTTGGCCAGCGACGGGTCATCCAGGGACATGCTGGGCCGGGTTTCCAGCCGCTCCGAAATGTCATGGACGTTCACCTTGTCCTGCCAGACGGTGACCTTGGCGAGTTGTTCGAAGCTTGCCTCAGTCCCGAAGAACCGGAATCGGGATTCGCGGATGTGGGACGGATAGCCTACGCGGCGCATCTCGTTGGTACGCATCACGCCGCCGTCGTTGAGTTCAAAGAGCGCGGTGGCGTTCGAAAAGTCGTTGCCAAACATGCTGACGTCCCGATCGAAAACACCGTCATTCCGGTCATCCCGGACCCCCACGCAGCTGACGCTGACGGCGTGCGCAGGGACGGCACCGAGCACACCCCCGATGGCGTGGGTGGGGTAGAGCATCGGCGGATAACTGGCCGTCTCTTTCCAGCGGTCGCCACCGCTGTACTGGTACGCGTCGTAAAAGCCCAGGTCCATGTCGTGGACGTAATCGCCCTCAGAATAGAAGATTCGGCCAAACCGGCCGGCAGCGTGCTGCTCGCGGGCGTACACGGTGGCCGGGTTGTAGTAGCTGGTCTCCCCCATCATGTACACCAGGCCGGTGTCGCGGACGGCGTCGATGATGCGCGCAATCTCTTCTTCGGAGATAGCCATCGGCACGGCCGAGTACACATGCTTGCCCGCGCGCAGCGCCTGCTCAACCAGCGGACCGTGGGTCCAGCGCTGCGTGAAGATCGCAACAGCGTCCACGTCCGAGGCGAGGAGGTCCTCGAAACTCGCCTTGGACCCGGCAAGGCGGTACCGCTCCACGGCCTCGGCCGCCCGCTCAGCACGCTCGTCCACCACGTAAACGTCACTGACGCCGGGGTGGAGGTTGAAAAGGTGTGCGAACTGCCCGCCGAACTGCCCTGCGCCGAGTACGCCGATCGAAAACGTCATTGTCTGCCTTTCCCGCGTTGCGTGAGCACCGAGGTGGGCACTCTCCATCAGGAAGCCAGTGTTACACCTGCTTCTACTCGAGTCAATAAGCCAGTACCTAAACTAATTCGGCTCACCGCAGCCGAAAAACTAACTCTTGCAGCCGCGAATCTACTCGTGTAGATTGCTTTCCTAGTTGTTACTCCCGTCACAGTCAGGAAAGGGTCGAAGATGACCACCCTTGCCAAACACCCAAGCTCTGTCGCTCCTGCCGAGGTCAAACCCAGGCCCAAGAGCGGCCTCCGCGGGCTCGGGGACCTCAAGATCGCACTGCTTTTCATCGCCCCGGCCATGATCGGGTTCATCGTTTTCTACGTGGTGCCCACCCTCCGCGGCGTGTACCTGAGCTTCACCGAATACAACATCCTGGGAGACCCCGAGTGGGTGGGCATGGAGAACTACACGGCCATCGCCAAGGACCCCCTCTTCTGGAACTCCCTTGCCGTCACGGGGCAATACGTATTCCTGAACATCGTCCTCCAGACCGCACTGGCGCTGGGCCTGGCCCTCCTGATGCACCAGGTGGCCAAATCGACCATCATCCGGGGAGCCCTGCTGCTGCCGTACCTGATGTCCAACGTCATCGCCGCGCTGCTGTGGTTCTGGATGCTCGACTACCAGATCGGCGTGGTGAACCAGTTCATTGAATGGAGCGGCCTTCCCCGCGTGGCGTTCTTCGGCAGTGAAGCGTGGGCCATCCCCACCCAGGCCCTGATCAACACCTGGCGGCACATGGGCTACACCGCGCTGCTGATCTTCGCCGGCCTGCAGGCCATCCCCGGCCATGTGTACGAGGTAGCGAAACTGGATGGCGCGTCAGCCTTCCAGACCTTCCGCAAAATCACCATTCCGCTGCTGCGTCCGGTCCTGGTCCTGGTGCTGGTGGTGACGGTGATCGGTTCCTTCCAGGTCTTCGATACCGTTGCCGTCACTTCAGGAGGCGGCCCGGTCAACGCCACCCGGGTCATCCAGTACTACATCTACCAGCGCGCCTTCACCGAGTCGGACTTCGGCTACGGATCCGCCATCGCCGTCATCCTCTTCCTCATCCTCGCCCTGGTGGCCTTCATCCAGATGAAGTTCCTCAAGGGCAACGAGTCGGACCTGGACTAAGGAGTCCCCATGACCACCACCGCAAGCCGCGCCCCGCTCGCACAGCCGGCCAGCCGCCGCCGTCGTCCTTTCAACCCCCGCCGCGCCGCCGCCTGGGCCCTCCTGGTCCTCGCCATCGCCGTCTCCGTCCTGCCCTTCCTCTGGGTACTGCGCACGGCACTGTCCACCAACAACGCCTTGGCCACCAACGCCGCCAGCCTGCTGCCGGCGGAGTTCAGCTTCGGCGCCTTCAAACGGGTGTTCGGGCTCCAGTCAGCGGCGGAAGCCGTGGCAGAAGGCGGCTCCGGGGCACAGATCGACTTCTGGCTCTACCTGCGGAACTCGATTGTCTTTTCCTCCATCACCACCGCGGGCGCGGTCTTCTTCAGCGCAATGGCCGCCTACGCCTTCGCCCGGCTGCGCTGGAAGGGCCGGAACGCCGTCTTCAGCCTCTTCCTCGGCACCATGCTGGTGCCGCCGATCTTCACCGCACTGCCCAACTTCCTGCTGATCAAGAACCTGGACCTGCTCAACACCATGCTCGGCATGGTCCTGCCCTACCTCTTCATGACGCCGTTCGCCATCTTCTTCCTCCGGCAGTTCTTCCTGAACATGTCCCGCGAAGTGGAGGAGGCAGCAATGCTCGACGGCGCCAAGCACCTTCGGATCTTCTTCCAGATCGTCCTGCCCAACGCCGCAGCCCCCATCGCCACGCTTGCCCTGCTCACCTTCATCGGCCAGTGGAACGAATACTTCTGGCCCCTGCTGGTGGGCTCCCAGGACGACGTCCGCGTGCTCCAGGTGGGCCTGGGCGTCTTCAAGTCCCAGTCTCCGCAGGGAGCGCCGGACTGGTCCGGCCTGATGGCCGCGACCCTCATCTCCGCCCTGCCGGTGCTGATCCTCTTCGCCGCATTCGGAAAGAAGATCGTCAACTCCATCGGCTTCTCCGGCATCAAGTGACCACCCTTCCACCCCACCCCCGAACGGAAAGTAGAACCATGAAGAAAACCCTCGGCGCCGTCGCCGTCGCCGCAGCTGTGGCACTGTCCCTGTCCGCCTGCGGCGGATCCTCCTCCTCGGCAGAATCGTCCAAGGGCGAGGTCAGCTACTGGCTCTGGGACGCCAACCAGCTCCCGGCCTACCAGCAGTGCGCTGACGACTTCACCAAGGCCAATCCGGACATCAAGGTCAAGATCACCCAGCGCGGCTGGGACGACTACTGGAGCACCCTCACCAACGGCTTCGTCGGCGGCACCGCCCCGGACGTGTTCACCAACCATCTGGGCCGTTACGGCGAACTGGCAGAAAACAAGCAGCTGCTGGCGATTGACGACGCCGTCGAGAAGGACAACATCGACCTGACCGCCTACAACGAAGGCCTCGCCGATCTCTGGGTGGGCCAGGACGGCAAGCGCTACGGCCTGCCCAAGGACTGGGACACCATCGGCCTCTTCTACAACAAGGCCATGCTGGCCGGCGCCGGCGTCACTGAGGACCAGATGAAGAACCTCACCTGGAACCCCGAAGATGGCGGGACCTACGAAAAGGTCGTTGCCCACCTCACCGTGGACAAGGCCGGCAAGCGCCTCGACGAGCCCGGCTTCGACAAGAACAACGTGGCTGTATACGGGCTGGGCCTGAACGGCGGCGGCGACTCCTCCGGCCAGACCGAATGGAGCTACCTCACCAACACCACCGGCTGGTCCCACACGGACAAGAACCCTTGGGGCACGCACTACAACTACGACGATCCCAAGTTCCAGGAGAGCATGGGCTGGTTCGCCGGACTGGCTGACAAGGGCTACATGCCCAAGCTGGAAACCACCGTGGGCGCCGCCATGGCTGACACCTTCGCAGCCGGCAAGTCCGCCATCAACGCACACGGCTCGTGGATGATCGGCCAGTACACCGGCTACAAGGGCATCGAAGTTGGCATCGCCCCCACCCCGGTTGGCCCGCAGGGCGAGCGCGCCTCGATGTTCAACGGCCTGGCGGACTCCATCTGGGCCGGAACCAAGAAGAAGGACGCAGCCATCAAGTGGGTGGAGTACCTTGCGTCGGCTGACTGCCAGGACGTCGTAGCCTCCAAGGCCGTTGTCTTCCCTGCGCTCAAGGCATCCTCGGACAAGGCTGCGCAAGCCTTCGCCGCCAAGGGCGTGGACGCCACCGCCTTCACCGAGCACGTCAAGAACAAGACCACGTTCCTGTACCCCATCACGGACAACACCGCCAAGGTCAAGGGCATCATGGAGCCCGCCATGGACGCCGTAGTCTCCGGCAAGGCTCCCGCCAGCTCCCTCACCCAGGCCAACGAACAGGTCAACGCCCTCTTCAAGTAGCCCCCATTCGTAGCTGCGTATGTGCTCGCAGCCACCAGGCTGGATGCCGCCGCTCCCCTTCTCGCGGCGGCGGCATCCAGCCACCCCTTCCCTTGCATTCCGCTCGTGCGTAACTTAAGACGCACCCCTTGAATACTGAAAGAGATCCTATGGACCCCCTCCACCTCCGTTCCGCCGGCACCAGCCTGGTGATCAGCACCAGCAGCGGGGAGGCCGAGATCATCCATTGGGGCGCGGATCTTGGCAGCAGCCTCCCGGACCTCGCCATCCTCGGCGAACCGGTCCCGCACTCCGCCATCGACGCCACCGTTCCCGCCGGCCTCCTGCCCCAGGCCTCCTCCAGCTGGCGCGGCCGGCCGGGCCTGCGCGGGCACCGCCTTGCCGACGGCGTCTCCGGACTCGACTTCTCCCCGCGCCTGCGCACGGTGTCAGCGCGCGCCGAGGGCAACACAGCGGTCATCAACCAGGCCGACGCCGATGCAGGCCTCAGCGTTGAGTCCACCCTGACACTGCACGACGGCGGCCTGCTGGAACTGCAGCACACCATCACCAATGACGGCACCACCCCTTACCAGCTGGACGAACTGGCGGCCATCCTCCCGGTGGCCCCGGACGCCGTCGAACTCCTCGACCTGACCGGCCGCTGGTGCCGGGAAAACCACCCGCAGCGCCGCGCCATCCAGCAGGGCACGTGGGTGCGGACCGGCCGGCACGGCCGCACCGGGCACGATTCATCCCTCCTGCTGGCCGCCGGTACCGCCGGTTTTGGCAACCGCCACGGCCGGGTCTGGGCCACGCATCTGGCGTGGAGTGGAAACCACGAGCAGTTCACCGACACTCTTGGTGATGGCCGCACCATGATCGGCGGTTCGGAGCTTTTGGGTCCGGCCGAGGTCATCCTTGAACCCCGGGGGACGTACACCACGCCTGCCCTGTTCGCCGCCTACTCGGACCGCGGCCTGGACGGCATCAGCGAAGCCTTCTACAGCTGGTTCAGGTCCCGTCCCCACCACGTGCTCCCCACCGCCGGCGGCGGCAAGCCCCGGCCCGTGGTGCTGAACACGTGGGAAGCCGTCTACTTCGACCACAACCTCGCCACGCTGATCGAGCTGGCCGACTCCGCCGCGGAGCTCGGCGTCGAACGCTTTGTGCTCGACGACGGCTGGTTCCGCGGACGCCGCGACGACCACGCCGGACTCGGCGACTGGTACGTGGACGAGACCCTGTGGCCGGACGGGCTGACCCCGCTGATTGACGCCGTCACCTCACGCGGCATGGAATTCGGCCTGTGGGTGGAGCCCGAAATGGTCAACCTCAACTCGGACATTGCCCGGGCGCACCCGGACTGGATCGTGGGCCCGGCCGCCCTGTCCCACAAGGACGGCGGCCGCCTGCCGCTGGAATGGCGGAACCAGCACGTCATCGACCTCGTTAACCCCGACGCCTGGCAGTACATCTTTGACCGCATCGACGCCCTGCTGCGCGACAACAAGATCAGCTACCTGAAGTGGGACCAGAACCGGGACCTGCTGGAACACGGCCACGCCGGCCGCTCCTCCGTCCACGAGCAGACCCTGGCCGCCTACCGCCTGTTCGACGAGCTCAAGAAGGCGCACCCCGGCGTCGAAATTGAAAGCTGCTCCTCCGGCGGCGCCCGTGTGGACCTGGGGATCCTGGAGCGGACGGACCGGATCTGGGCCTCGGACTGCAACGACGCCCTGGAGCGCCAGAGCATCCAGCGCTGGACCGGCCTGGTGGTCCCGCCGGAACTGGTGGGCGGGCACATCGGGCCCACCACTTCGCACACGACAGCCCGCACCCACGATCTTTCGTTCCGGGCCATCACCGCCCTCTTTGGGCACTTCGGCATGGAGTGGGACGTCCGGCAGGTCAGCGGTGCCGAGCGGGAGGAACTCAAGCGGTTCATCGGCCTGTACAAGGAGCACCGGGACCTCATCCACAGCGGACGAATGGTCCGGGCGGACGTTCCGGACGAGTCGCTGATGCTGCACGGCGCCGTAGCTGCCACGTCACCTGGGGCAGGTACGACGGCGGCCCTGTTCGCCTTGGTCAGCACCCGCACAGCCTTCGCCGAGCAGCCCGGCAAGGTGGGCATCCCCGGCCTGGAGCAGGACCGCGACTACCGGGTGGAAGCCGTCTTCCCGGCACCCGGTGACGCTGACTACGGCCACACCTTCACGCAGGTCCAGCCCCCGGCCTGGCTGGCGGACGGAGCGGTGGCCAACGGCCGCTTCCTGGCCGAGGTGGGCCTGCCCATGCCCATCCTCAACCCTGAGCACGCGCTGCTGCTGCGCTTCACCGCGCTGTAGTGGTTGAGCCTGTCGAAACCGCCGGTTGAGCCTGTCGAAACCGCCGGTTGAGCCTGTCGAAACCGGTGGTTGAGTCTGGTGGTTCAGCCCGGTGGTTGAGCTTGTCGAAACCCAATTTCGGCAAGCTCAACCGCCGGCGGACTGTTGCATGAACCGTAAGAAATGCGTCCCAGCCCTCGCAGCACTAGATTTGCATCCATGACTGAAGCCACCACCGCTGCCGGCCGCGGCACCATCCTGGTAATTAATGGACCCAACCTCAACCTGCTGGGGACCCGCGAACCGGAAAAATACGGAACGTCCACCCTGGCTGACGTGGAGGAACTGGCCGCCCGCACTGCAAAGGCGCACGGGTTCGCCGCCGAATGCGTTCAGTCAAACCACGAGGGCGTGCTGCTGGACGCCATCCACGCCGCCCGGGGATCCGCCGTCGGAATTGTTCTCAACGCCGGGGCTTTCACGCATACGTCCGTGGCACTTCGCGATGCCCTCGCAGCAGTCCAACTGCCCGCGGTGGAAGTTCACATCACCAACGTGCACCAGCGCGAGGAATTCCGGCATCACTCGTTCCTGTCACCGGTGTGCTCCGCCGTGATCGTGGGCGCAGGGGTGTTCGGCTACAAGCTGGCCATC
This genomic interval from Arthrobacter sp. SLBN-100 contains the following:
- a CDS encoding DeoR/GlpR family DNA-binding transcription regulator, whose translation is MLAVARHQAILDALQRERVVRISDLAQQLGVSLMTVRRDIEVLEEGGRLERIHGGAKIPGDTSTHEPGFDLKSTQLTAEKRAIAVEAAGLVQEGMAVGLSAGTTTWALAKELTNGPRITVVTNSVRIADLFHHGASAGTARFASTVILIGGERTPSDALVGPIATGALKQLHLDVLFLGVHGMDADAGFTTPNLLEAETDRAFVAAARKTVVLADHTKWGVLGISSIASLEEVDELISDPGLGTEAQRILQEKVGRLRLAAL
- a CDS encoding LacI family DNA-binding transcriptional regulator, with product MTSPAAQATRGPVTRKDVARYAGVSTAVVSYVVNGGPKKVAPATEAKVQDAIRVLGYRPNAAARALKLGSSETLGLVVPDISNPFFSLFSHAVEDAAAELGYALLLSNSDGNLAKERRNIRNLAARQVDGVLLASVLFEPDLEVLETADIPSVLLNQERDAPGFNSIGVDLAAGARMAVEHLIGHGHTNIGLAMGTNVSGITDGREVGWREALQEAGLPEGPIVYNAFTRPGGYLAGQRLLASINRPTAIFATSDMQAIGLLRAVHEAGLSIPGGIAVASFDGSAESEYSWPPLTTVEQPVAAMAEAAVEALVGASRGEKPRHRIFPTKLRVRQSCGCP
- a CDS encoding Gfo/Idh/MocA family protein, translated to MTFSIGVLGAGQFGGQFAHLFNLHPGVSDVYVVDERAERAAEAVERYRLAGSKASFEDLLASDVDAVAIFTQRWTHGPLVEQALRAGKHVYSAVPMAISEEEIARIIDAVRDTGLVYMMGETSYYNPATVYAREQHAAGRFGRIFYSEGDYVHDMDLGFYDAYQYSGGDRWKETASYPPMLYPTHAIGGVLGAVPAHAVSVSCVGVRDDRNDGVFDRDVSMFGNDFSNATALFELNDGGVMRTNEMRRVGYPSHIRESRFRFFGTEASFEQLAKVTVWQDKVNVHDISERLETRPSMSLDDPSLANVAPELRDAFVSGLSPVHDAERLPEEFRGAPNGHEGSHHFLVDDFVTSVNAGTQPPVNAWVAARFTLPGIVAHQSARQNGARLPIRDFGDAAGTST
- a CDS encoding carbohydrate ABC transporter permease — protein: MTTLAKHPSSVAPAEVKPRPKSGLRGLGDLKIALLFIAPAMIGFIVFYVVPTLRGVYLSFTEYNILGDPEWVGMENYTAIAKDPLFWNSLAVTGQYVFLNIVLQTALALGLALLMHQVAKSTIIRGALLLPYLMSNVIAALLWFWMLDYQIGVVNQFIEWSGLPRVAFFGSEAWAIPTQALINTWRHMGYTALLIFAGLQAIPGHVYEVAKLDGASAFQTFRKITIPLLRPVLVLVLVVTVIGSFQVFDTVAVTSGGGPVNATRVIQYYIYQRAFTESDFGYGSAIAVILFLILALVAFIQMKFLKGNESDLD
- a CDS encoding carbohydrate ABC transporter permease: MTTTASRAPLAQPASRRRRPFNPRRAAAWALLVLAIAVSVLPFLWVLRTALSTNNALATNAASLLPAEFSFGAFKRVFGLQSAAEAVAEGGSGAQIDFWLYLRNSIVFSSITTAGAVFFSAMAAYAFARLRWKGRNAVFSLFLGTMLVPPIFTALPNFLLIKNLDLLNTMLGMVLPYLFMTPFAIFFLRQFFLNMSREVEEAAMLDGAKHLRIFFQIVLPNAAAPIATLALLTFIGQWNEYFWPLLVGSQDDVRVLQVGLGVFKSQSPQGAPDWSGLMAATLISALPVLILFAAFGKKIVNSIGFSGIK
- a CDS encoding ABC transporter substrate-binding protein gives rise to the protein MKKTLGAVAVAAAVALSLSACGGSSSSAESSKGEVSYWLWDANQLPAYQQCADDFTKANPDIKVKITQRGWDDYWSTLTNGFVGGTAPDVFTNHLGRYGELAENKQLLAIDDAVEKDNIDLTAYNEGLADLWVGQDGKRYGLPKDWDTIGLFYNKAMLAGAGVTEDQMKNLTWNPEDGGTYEKVVAHLTVDKAGKRLDEPGFDKNNVAVYGLGLNGGGDSSGQTEWSYLTNTTGWSHTDKNPWGTHYNYDDPKFQESMGWFAGLADKGYMPKLETTVGAAMADTFAAGKSAINAHGSWMIGQYTGYKGIEVGIAPTPVGPQGERASMFNGLADSIWAGTKKKDAAIKWVEYLASADCQDVVASKAVVFPALKASSDKAAQAFAAKGVDATAFTEHVKNKTTFLYPITDNTAKVKGIMEPAMDAVVSGKAPASSLTQANEQVNALFK
- a CDS encoding alpha-galactosidase: MDPLHLRSAGTSLVISTSSGEAEIIHWGADLGSSLPDLAILGEPVPHSAIDATVPAGLLPQASSSWRGRPGLRGHRLADGVSGLDFSPRLRTVSARAEGNTAVINQADADAGLSVESTLTLHDGGLLELQHTITNDGTTPYQLDELAAILPVAPDAVELLDLTGRWCRENHPQRRAIQQGTWVRTGRHGRTGHDSSLLLAAGTAGFGNRHGRVWATHLAWSGNHEQFTDTLGDGRTMIGGSELLGPAEVILEPRGTYTTPALFAAYSDRGLDGISEAFYSWFRSRPHHVLPTAGGGKPRPVVLNTWEAVYFDHNLATLIELADSAAELGVERFVLDDGWFRGRRDDHAGLGDWYVDETLWPDGLTPLIDAVTSRGMEFGLWVEPEMVNLNSDIARAHPDWIVGPAALSHKDGGRLPLEWRNQHVIDLVNPDAWQYIFDRIDALLRDNKISYLKWDQNRDLLEHGHAGRSSVHEQTLAAYRLFDELKKAHPGVEIESCSSGGARVDLGILERTDRIWASDCNDALERQSIQRWTGLVVPPELVGGHIGPTTSHTTARTHDLSFRAITALFGHFGMEWDVRQVSGAEREELKRFIGLYKEHRDLIHSGRMVRADVPDESLMLHGAVAATSPGAGTTAALFALVSTRTAFAEQPGKVGIPGLEQDRDYRVEAVFPAPGDADYGHTFTQVQPPAWLADGAVANGRFLAEVGLPMPILNPEHALLLRFTAL
- the aroQ gene encoding type II 3-dehydroquinate dehydratase, which produces MTEATTAAGRGTILVINGPNLNLLGTREPEKYGTSTLADVEELAARTAKAHGFAAECVQSNHEGVLLDAIHAARGSAVGIVLNAGAFTHTSVALRDALAAVQLPAVEVHITNVHQREEFRHHSFLSPVCSAVIVGAGVFGYKLAIDYLAEVL